Genomic window (Candidatus Bathyarchaeia archaeon):
GCCATGAAACTCTTGGTAAAGCTTAGAATGGGTTTATTTCGGCGTGTTTCAACTAATACATGGATTTTAAGTTGAAAGTTTGAAAAGTAGGGGTTGCAGAAATCTTACTTTTGTCAGTTTCGACTTTCTTCATAAACGGGGATTAAACATGCTTCGAGTAATTAATTTCCTAATCCTTAATGCCCGCTTTATATTTATTTTATATTGTTTAAGAAGAGCCTGGAATGGATTCTTTTTCAACTGGTTAATAGGCTGCTTTGCGTGGCAGTACGGCATGTACAATTACTACTTTATCTGGCGCGAGTTCAAACAGTATCCTATATTTACCTACTCGGATTCTATAATGGCCTTCGCTACCTCGCAGTTTTACGATGTCGAGTCTCCTTGAGAATCCCTCATCTCGAAGAATATGTAGAACTTCAATAATTCTGTTGCGCGCATCCTTACTCATGTTTTTAAGTTGTTTAACGGCCTTCTTTTCGAGGAGAATACGGTATCTCCGCAAGTAAATTATTCGCTCTCCCACCCAACCTCTTCAAGAGGTATATATTCAACTTCCCCCTTCTCCTTAGCTTTCAAGTACTCCTTAATCGCCTTCACCTCATCTCCCAGCGGTTCATCTAATCCGATAATCCTCTCCTCAATAAGGCTTTCCAATCTTTCAACCTTACTGCGGATAAGCTTAACCTCCCTTAAAACCGCTTCTAATACGTTATCCGTCATCATGAATTCCTCAATAATAGCAGTGATCATAGCGAATATAAGTGTTACCTAAAATTGTTTCGGGGCTTAATTGGAGTAACAAGCGGTTAGACATTTAAATATAGGTGATAAAAGCCTTTAGCAGACTTAAACCCATCTTTAAGGCCTGAAACTGGCAAGGTGCATGTTTACTCCCTTAAGGCCGATTCCACATCCTCTTCAAGGTCTTTCTGGGCGTATTGGAAGGGTATCCCTTCCTTCGCCGCCAGCTCCATCATCTCCCTAAGCGTGACACCCGCGAGTCTAGCCGAACGCCACAACGTCACTTTCCCTTCACGGTAGAGCCTTAAGGCCCTCTCCATCCTCCACTGCTGGATCACCCTTGCCAGAAGCCTCCGCGCTAT
Coding sequences:
- a CDS encoding UPF0175 family protein, yielding MKGKTCDRGRIHPCSRRDRQGLKGDRGGDRAAIARRLLARVIQQWRMERALRLYREGKVTLWRSARLAGVTLREMMELAAKEGIPFQYAQKDLEEDVESALRE